In a single window of the Flavobacterium sp. W4I14 genome:
- a CDS encoding ubiquinone/menaquinone biosynthesis C-methylase UbiE (product_source=COG2226; cath_funfam=1.20.58.290,3.40.50.150; cog=COG2226; pfam=PF13489; superfamily=53335), producing the protein MIDQNLKSAYDNFYTNSDVAWRMLGAKYKAQNIVDVCKGLKPKKVLEVGAGDGSILHFLNEWHFAPELYALEIAQSGVDIIKDRKLASLKEAQTFDGYKIPYEDDAFDLIILAHVLEHVEHERILIRELKRVAQYIVVEVPKDYRFGVDQRMKHFLDYGHINMYTPTSLRFLLQSEGLEILEDKVSMTAPETVKFNEFINRKAPKTFSKNLKIELEYRIKKILGNLFGKKKQEQFSNAYTVLTKKSGSNLHIF; encoded by the coding sequence ATGATTGATCAAAACTTAAAAAGCGCCTACGATAATTTTTATACCAATAGCGATGTTGCATGGAGAATGCTTGGCGCAAAATATAAAGCACAGAACATTGTTGATGTTTGCAAAGGGTTAAAGCCTAAAAAAGTGCTTGAGGTTGGCGCCGGAGATGGCAGTATTCTACATTTTTTAAATGAATGGCATTTCGCACCAGAATTGTATGCTTTAGAAATTGCACAAAGTGGTGTCGACATTATAAAAGACCGTAAGCTCGCCAGCTTAAAAGAAGCACAAACTTTTGATGGGTATAAAATCCCTTATGAAGATGATGCATTTGATCTGATTATTCTTGCGCACGTTTTAGAACACGTAGAACACGAAAGGATCCTGATCCGTGAATTGAAAAGGGTAGCACAATACATTGTAGTTGAAGTACCTAAAGATTATCGTTTTGGTGTAGACCAAAGAATGAAACATTTTCTGGATTATGGGCACATTAACATGTACACACCAACTTCTTTAAGGTTCTTATTGCAGAGCGAGGGTTTAGAAATTTTAGAAGATAAAGTTTCGATGACTGCACCAGAAACGGTAAAGTTTAATGAGTTTATCAATAGAAAAGCCCCTAAAACTTTTTCTAAAAACTTAAAAATCGAGCTGGAATACCGGATAAAAAAAATCTTAGGCAATTTGTTTGGGAAGAAAAAGCAAGAACAGTTTTCCAATGCATATACCGTGTTAACCAAAAAATCTGGCAGTAATCTACATATATTTTAG